The Geobacter sp. AOG2 genome includes a window with the following:
- a CDS encoding sigma-54 dependent transcriptional regulator, with translation MYQARVIICDDEVEILRYLNKILTAQGLEVEIFTSGEALMRVLEHRALEESDLLLLDVKMPDVGGLEILQRVKELKLDIPVVMMTAFASINSAIEAMKLGAYDYVTKPFPKEKILGILDKVLERKELLKENSALKDELGKSPQSGHLVYNSDAFRQVYEMAVQVAQSDANVVILGESGTGKELIAGLIHSMSPRREQRFLSINCATLSDTLLESQLFGHVRGAFTGAVAHQKGLLEEANNGTLFLDEVGDMSPAIQAKLLRVLQEGDYIPVGETKARSVDIRFLAATNKDLEEEVRQKRFREDLFFRLNVIAINLPPLRERVEDIEPLARYFLGRISQRMKKEFVNFTPEALHIMRSYAWPGNIRELENAVERAAILARGTVITAENLPVWKSAPPDGSRAVERLCPLEVVEREHILQVFHKTGNNKSRTAKILDIARRTLDRKLEEYGVQTAPTDTVDP, from the coding sequence ATGTACCAGGCGCGGGTCATCATCTGCGACGACGAAGTCGAAATATTGCGCTATCTGAACAAGATCCTGACCGCTCAGGGGCTTGAGGTGGAGATTTTCACCTCGGGCGAGGCCCTCATGCGTGTCCTGGAACACCGGGCGCTGGAGGAAAGCGACCTGCTGCTCCTGGATGTGAAGATGCCCGACGTGGGCGGCCTGGAAATCCTCCAGCGGGTGAAGGAACTCAAGCTTGATATCCCGGTGGTCATGATGACCGCTTTTGCCTCCATCAATTCGGCCATCGAGGCCATGAAACTGGGGGCCTACGACTATGTCACCAAGCCGTTTCCCAAGGAGAAGATCCTCGGGATACTGGACAAGGTGCTGGAACGCAAGGAGTTGCTCAAGGAAAACTCGGCCCTGAAGGACGAGTTGGGCAAGTCCCCGCAGTCGGGCCATCTGGTCTATAACAGCGACGCGTTCCGCCAGGTCTACGAGATGGCCGTGCAGGTGGCCCAGAGCGACGCCAACGTGGTGATCCTGGGGGAGTCGGGGACCGGCAAGGAGTTGATCGCCGGCCTGATCCACAGCATGAGCCCCCGCCGGGAGCAGCGTTTCCTCTCCATCAACTGCGCGACCCTGTCCGATACGCTGCTTGAGAGCCAGCTCTTCGGCCATGTGCGAGGCGCCTTCACCGGCGCGGTGGCGCACCAGAAGGGACTTCTGGAGGAAGCCAACAACGGGACCCTGTTCCTGGACGAGGTGGGAGACATGAGTCCGGCCATTCAGGCCAAGCTGCTGCGGGTTTTGCAGGAGGGGGATTACATCCCCGTGGGGGAGACCAAGGCCAGGTCGGTGGACATCCGGTTCCTGGCGGCCACCAACAAGGATCTGGAGGAGGAGGTGCGCCAGAAGCGTTTCCGGGAGGACCTGTTTTTCCGCCTGAACGTCATCGCCATCAATCTTCCGCCCCTGCGTGAGCGGGTCGAGGATATCGAACCGTTGGCCCGGTACTTCCTGGGCCGGATCTCCCAGCGCATGAAGAAGGAATTTGTCAACTTCACCCCCGAGGCCCTGCATATCATGCGCTCCTACGCCTGGCCGGGCAACATCAGGGAGTTGGAGAACGCCGTGGAGCGGGCCGCCATCCTGGCGCGCGGCACGGTGATCACCGCCGAGAACCTGCCGGTCTGGAAGAGCGCCCCGCCCGACGGATCGAGGGCCGTGGAGCGGCTATGCCCCCTGGAGGTCGTGGAGCGCGAGCATATCCTCCAGGTTTTTCACAAGACCGGCAACAACAAGAGCAGGACCGCCAAGATTCTCGACATCGCCCGCCGGACCCTGGACCGGAAACTGGAGGAGTACGGCGTGCAGACCGCTCCGACGGATACGGTCGATCCCTGA
- a CDS encoding IS3 family transposase (programmed frameshift), which produces MSDKRYTDEFKQEAIKQITERGHSVADVASRLGVTAFSLYAWLKKYGHGPQQAAYVEDQQTEIRRLKAELKRVTEERDNLKKGNGILRKRVQVKYAFIRAHQDEFAIRNLCHMLRIHRSGYYAWLNQPKSARQKDDERLLGLIKQFWLESGCVYGYRKIHKDLREIGETCGRNRVARLMKQEGLKAQIGYRKPRYKGGSVAILAENHLQQDFDVQQPNQAWVTDITYIRTYEGWLFLAIVIDLFSRQVVGWSMQPKMHVDLVLNALLMAVWRRKPKNQVIIHSDQGSQYTSSDWQHFLKSHNMVCSMSRRGNCYDNAVAESFFQLLKRERIKRKTYKDREEARQDIFNCIEMFYNPIRRHGYNDDLSPVEFERQHLLKAGSV; this is translated from the exons ATGAGCGACAAGCGTTACACCGACGAATTCAAGCAAGAAGCAATCAAACAAATCACCGAGCGCGGCCATTCAGTAGCTGATGTTGCCAGTCGACTTGGTGTAACCGCATTCAGCCTTTATGCCTGGCTCAAGAAGTATGGCCACGGCCCCCAGCAAGCCGCCTACGTTGAAGATCAGCAGACCGAGATCAGACGCCTCAAAGCTGAGCTTAAACGCGTCACGGAAGAGCGAGATA ATCTTAAAAAAGGCAACGGCATACTTCGCAAGAGAGTCCAAGTGAAGTATGCCTTTATCCGGGCGCACCAGGATGAGTTTGCCATCCGTAACCTTTGCCACATGCTGAGGATTCATCGCAGTGGCTACTACGCTTGGCTCAACCAGCCCAAGTCAGCACGGCAGAAGGATGACGAGCGTTTGTTGGGACTCATCAAGCAGTTCTGGTTGGAAAGCGGCTGCGTCTATGGCTACCGCAAGATCCACAAGGACCTGCGCGAAATTGGCGAGACCTGTGGCAGGAACCGTGTTGCCCGCCTGATGAAGCAGGAAGGGCTCAAGGCCCAGATCGGCTACCGGAAACCGCGCTACAAAGGCGGCAGCGTCGCCATCCTGGCCGAGAATCACCTTCAGCAGGATTTTGATGTTCAGCAGCCCAACCAAGCCTGGGTCACGGACATTACCTACATTCGCACCTATGAGGGGTGGTTGTTCCTGGCTATTGTGATCGACCTGTTCTCACGACAGGTTGTCGGATGGTCGATGCAGCCGAAGATGCACGTCGATCTTGTTCTCAATGCCTTGTTGATGGCTGTCTGGCGGCGCAAGCCCAAGAACCAGGTAATAATCCATTCAGATCAAGGTAGCCAGTACACCAGCAGTGACTGGCAGCATTTCTTGAAGTCACACAACATGGTATGCAGCATGAGCCGGAGGGGTAACTGCTACGACAACGCAGTTGCAGAAAGCTTTTTCCAGCTATTGAAAAGGGAACGAATCAAGCGGAAGACATACAAAGATCGGGAAGAAGCACGGCAGGATATATTCAACTGCATCGAAATGTTCTACAATCCAATCCGGCGTCATGGCTACAATGACGACCTGTCACCGGTTGAGTTTGAAAGACAGCATTTATTGAAAGCAGGAAGTGTCTAG
- a CDS encoding replication initiation factor domain-containing protein, translated as MAIFVSGDHAPIQPAGSPGFAGSAGIPGGTAEPSSSMALSVTRHAQNPLSDSFEFLVCGIDSLDLGLYILWNYKFSDFISKLDEKKQDAMRANGVLDHNPHERQFIHLAAGKPPNYRYHLQFPEYHLYLSITEKAEGSPNGYLSVNSEALWKYGLPYVLETLEIDLYHFGGTIERIQPSRVDMCADYRIPDGLTLPFLEAHRVSRAKETTFHLRHDVLETYYVGSPSAPVRLRIYDKDKEIHAKGTKFWFAEIWNTDDIAKVWRVEFQMRRPFLRQFGINSLEDLWQKIGGVWAYLTEEWISLRLPDNDRTARRSVLPWWEHVQKAGNAYDSAGGVRRSGQSDMLAPVEWYVSHVAGCLASVAARLNIDDCTEAVKVLGDNLEGHWRHKDFKSEVQKRSIRLGRISCDQEGGGL; from the coding sequence ATGGCTATTTTTGTATCTGGAGATCACGCGCCCATTCAACCCGCCGGCTCGCCAGGGTTTGCCGGCTCGGCCGGCATCCCTGGCGGGACGGCGGAACCTTCCTCAAGCATGGCGTTATCTGTAACACGCCATGCGCAAAATCCACTATCAGACAGTTTCGAGTTTCTTGTCTGCGGGATTGACTCCCTTGATCTGGGTCTTTATATCCTGTGGAACTACAAATTCAGTGACTTCATTTCAAAGCTGGATGAAAAGAAACAGGATGCCATGAGGGCAAACGGCGTCTTGGATCACAATCCCCATGAACGGCAGTTCATCCATCTTGCCGCCGGTAAGCCGCCAAATTACCGTTATCATCTTCAATTCCCCGAATATCATCTTTATCTATCCATCACCGAAAAGGCCGAAGGTTCCCCGAATGGGTATCTCTCCGTCAATTCGGAAGCATTATGGAAGTACGGTCTCCCCTATGTCCTGGAAACCCTGGAAATCGACCTGTATCATTTCGGCGGCACGATAGAACGCATACAGCCAAGCCGTGTTGATATGTGCGCCGATTACCGCATACCCGACGGGCTTACTCTGCCCTTTCTTGAAGCTCACCGGGTATCGAGGGCCAAAGAAACAACCTTCCACCTTCGCCATGATGTTCTTGAAACCTATTATGTCGGTTCCCCCTCCGCTCCTGTCCGTCTGCGTATCTATGACAAGGACAAGGAGATTCACGCCAAGGGCACAAAATTCTGGTTCGCGGAAATTTGGAACACTGACGACATAGCCAAAGTCTGGCGGGTAGAATTCCAGATGCGGCGGCCATTCCTCCGGCAATTCGGTATCAACAGCCTGGAAGACCTCTGGCAGAAAATCGGCGGGGTGTGGGCATATCTGACAGAGGAATGGATTTCCTTACGCCTCCCGGACAACGACAGGACGGCAAGAAGGTCTGTCCTTCCCTGGTGGGAACATGTCCAGAAAGCCGGTAATGCCTACGATTCGGCAGGTGGTGTGCGGCGTTCTGGTCAAAGTGACATGCTCGCCCCGGTGGAATGGTATGTTTCCCACGTTGCCGGGTGCCTCGCGTCCGTTGCGGCCCGGCTCAATATTGACGACTGTACTGAGGCGGTCAAGGTGCTTGGCGACAATCTGGAAGGACACTGGCGACATAAGGACTTTAAGAGCGAAGTGCAAAAACGTTCAATTCGTTTGGGCCGAATCAGTTGCGATCAGGAAGGGGGCGGTCTATAA
- a CDS encoding M48 family metallopeptidase, which produces MKRITDVPNTSKEMQKLYDKFWDESGDFRKLLPEIDAFLQKYPNYVEALVLKARSLMAIGRNNEALKCLKMAKRADRWRLIGRFDEAEIYLDKKKHEESVKVYVEAVKAYAVELKNGMDSYLLCCNSESKEKLKELTQQALADFFAQDEENKPFEKLLGNFMKMKDEFRDN; this is translated from the coding sequence ATGAAACGAATAACTGATGTCCCAAACACCTCAAAAGAGATGCAGAAATTATACGACAAATTCTGGGACGAATCTGGAGACTTTAGAAAGTTGCTCCCTGAAATTGATGCTTTTCTCCAGAAATACCCGAATTACGTCGAGGCATTAGTTCTCAAGGCTAGATCATTGATGGCGATAGGCCGAAACAACGAAGCTCTGAAGTGTCTAAAAATGGCAAAACGTGCCGATAGATGGCGTTTAATTGGCCGTTTTGATGAAGCTGAGATTTACTTAGATAAAAAAAAGCACGAGGAATCAGTCAAAGTCTATGTAGAGGCAGTTAAAGCATATGCTGTGGAGTTGAAAAATGGCATGGATAGTTACCTGCTTTGCTGCAATTCGGAAAGCAAGGAGAAGCTAAAAGAGCTTACTCAGCAGGCTCTGGCCGACTTCTTCGCTCAAGACGAAGAGAACAAACCATTTGAAAAACTGCTCGGCAATTTCATGAAAATGAAGGACGAGTTTCGTGACAACTAA